Proteins encoded by one window of Elusimicrobiota bacterium:
- the folP gene encoding Dihydropteroate synthase has product MLTTSLAGIKVGKNHPPRIMGIINLSPESFFKGSVPLSKRALMDKAKEMEDDGADFIDVGAMSTAPYLSTQISEEEEERRLVWGLEAIQRSTQIPLSIDTFRARPAKAGLEAGASLLNVITGLEAQSDLLPLLKKFKGLILMAHPKGFKKKGPPQPIPAVKAILRQSIDIAERTGVSPSRMVVDPGIGFFRNFGMLWWKWDLKILRNLDQLNSLRLPVLVGVSRKSFIGEILNLKNPEDRLNGSLAATALAVMKGASILRTHDVKETRECVRLAEKLL; this is encoded by the coding sequence ATGCTTACCACATCCCTGGCCGGAATTAAAGTAGGAAAAAACCACCCCCCCCGGATTATGGGAATCATCAACTTGAGTCCGGAATCCTTTTTTAAGGGGTCTGTGCCCTTAAGCAAAAGAGCCCTGATGGACAAGGCGAAAGAAATGGAGGACGATGGGGCGGACTTTATTGACGTGGGCGCCATGTCCACAGCTCCCTATCTCTCCACCCAAATATCAGAAGAGGAAGAAGAACGTCGGTTGGTTTGGGGCTTAGAGGCCATACAACGGTCCACGCAGATCCCTCTCTCGATTGATACATTCCGCGCCCGTCCCGCCAAGGCGGGCCTCGAAGCGGGAGCGTCCCTATTGAATGTCATTACTGGACTTGAAGCGCAATCGGACCTACTCCCCCTGCTAAAAAAATTTAAAGGCCTCATTTTGATGGCCCATCCTAAAGGATTTAAGAAAAAGGGTCCCCCTCAACCCATTCCGGCAGTTAAAGCCATACTCCGTCAATCAATTGATATCGCAGAGAGGACGGGAGTTTCGCCCTCCCGAATGGTCGTTGATCCGGGTATCGGATTTTTCCGAAATTTTGGAATGCTTTGGTGGAAATGGGACCTGAAGATCCTTCGAAACCTGGATCAGCTCAACAGTCTGAGACTTCCAGTTTTGGTGGGAGTTTCAAGGAAATCATTTATCGGCGAAATTCTTAATCTCAAAAACCCGGAGGATCGATTGAACGGATCGTTGGCGGCCACCGCCCTTGCCGTCATGAAGGGCGCGTCTATTCTTCGAACTCACGACGTGAAAGAAACCCGAGAATGCGTGCGTCTGGCGGAGAAACTGCTTTAG
- the mutS gene encoding DNA mismatch repair protein MutS has protein sequence METLSVPAKQATPLMQQYLSVKERYPEEILFFRLGDFYEMFYEDAMRAAPLLEVALTQRQSVPMCGIPYHAMTTYISKLIKAGISVAIAEQLEDPKKTKGMVKRDVVRVVTPGTLVEDELLPSKANNFLVSIAVLPSLKGKPSKWALAAADVSTGKLWVGEVDNDPHWNELKSHLATLSPSEILFLGEAHSILGQLNTGRAVIRLEPLLPSSQRGQKVETLIDQVTGAIHRYLERDHADVVKSLGKPQALPMVSGNTLFLDETAVRHLELVQSADPGKAGPTLISVIDQCVTPLGSRLMRWWLLHPSRDLETVRSRHNQVEDVLENSVARSELRSTLQGVADIERISVRTQAGTVSPRDLEALRHSLGRLPKVREIISSNVSLGDLATEITVPEDLERVLHQQLSDTPPAKLIDGGVIREGVSGELDDLRALRRSGKKWIAEMEAAEREKTGIGSLKVGYNDVFGYYIEVSKTNISKVPLDWIRKQTLANGERYITPALKEQEEKILGAEERIRELEARLYAELIHQVAAFGPTLAKVASGVAHLDVISALAEVAGTQGYVRPQLVASDELSIQAGWHPVIAKQMGRDRFIPNDLDLKSNENRISIITGPNMAGKSTFLRQNALIVILAQMGSFVPAESATIGLVDKIFTRIGASDRLAQGQSTFMVEMQEVATLIQNCSQQSLLILDEVGRGTSTYDGVSIAWAVIEHLSKLGPRTLFATHYFELTQLEGRLPGVFNAHATAKEWTGSDGRKQVVFLYQILPGPADRSYGIHVAEMAGVPQVCIEKAREILRHLESGDHRLSLEKGSRAGTQQLELFADHPVLAELRSLQVETLTPLEALNHLARLKGAL, from the coding sequence ATGGAAACCCTCTCCGTCCCTGCCAAGCAAGCCACGCCGCTCATGCAGCAATATTTGAGCGTTAAAGAACGATACCCTGAAGAGATCTTGTTTTTCCGTTTGGGAGATTTCTACGAGATGTTTTATGAAGATGCGATGCGCGCGGCTCCGCTCTTGGAGGTGGCGCTCACTCAACGCCAATCGGTTCCCATGTGCGGGATTCCGTACCATGCCATGACCACTTATATTTCCAAACTCATCAAAGCCGGGATCAGCGTGGCCATCGCTGAACAGCTGGAAGACCCCAAAAAAACAAAAGGGATGGTCAAACGCGATGTGGTTCGGGTTGTCACGCCTGGAACGCTGGTTGAAGATGAACTTTTGCCTTCCAAGGCCAATAATTTTTTGGTGTCGATCGCGGTGTTGCCTTCGTTAAAAGGGAAACCGTCCAAGTGGGCGTTGGCGGCGGCGGATGTGTCCACCGGGAAATTGTGGGTGGGGGAAGTGGACAATGATCCGCATTGGAATGAACTCAAATCCCACCTGGCGACGCTTAGCCCAAGTGAAATTCTTTTTTTGGGAGAGGCCCATTCCATTTTGGGTCAACTGAATACGGGTCGGGCCGTGATCCGTTTGGAGCCACTTCTCCCTTCCTCTCAAAGGGGACAAAAAGTTGAGACGCTTATCGACCAAGTGACAGGCGCCATTCACAGATATTTGGAAAGAGATCATGCCGATGTGGTGAAAAGCTTGGGAAAACCGCAGGCCCTCCCGATGGTTTCCGGGAATACTTTGTTTCTCGATGAAACGGCGGTTCGACATTTGGAATTGGTTCAATCGGCCGATCCAGGAAAAGCGGGGCCCACGCTTATTTCGGTTATCGATCAATGCGTCACTCCTTTGGGCAGTCGACTGATGCGCTGGTGGCTTCTTCATCCCTCTCGCGATTTGGAAACTGTTCGTTCTCGGCACAATCAGGTCGAAGACGTGCTTGAAAATTCAGTTGCGAGAAGTGAATTGCGCTCCACTCTCCAAGGGGTGGCGGATATTGAACGGATATCGGTTCGAACCCAGGCCGGCACCGTTTCTCCAAGAGATTTGGAGGCGCTTCGGCATTCTCTGGGTCGCCTGCCCAAAGTCAGGGAGATCATTTCGTCCAATGTGTCTCTGGGTGATTTGGCAACAGAGATAACGGTTCCGGAAGACTTGGAGCGTGTGCTCCACCAACAATTGTCAGACACTCCTCCCGCCAAGTTGATTGACGGAGGCGTTATACGAGAAGGCGTGAGCGGTGAGCTTGATGATTTGCGCGCTTTGCGTCGCAGCGGAAAGAAATGGATTGCAGAAATGGAAGCCGCCGAAAGAGAAAAAACCGGTATCGGTTCACTCAAGGTTGGGTACAACGATGTGTTTGGTTACTACATTGAGGTATCGAAAACCAATATTTCCAAGGTGCCCCTGGATTGGATCCGGAAACAAACGTTGGCCAATGGGGAACGCTACATCACTCCAGCGCTGAAAGAACAAGAAGAAAAAATTTTAGGGGCTGAAGAACGAATTCGAGAACTCGAAGCGCGCTTGTATGCCGAACTGATTCATCAGGTGGCGGCATTTGGACCGACTTTGGCCAAGGTGGCATCTGGAGTGGCCCACTTGGATGTGATATCGGCTTTGGCGGAAGTGGCGGGGACTCAAGGGTATGTTCGACCCCAACTGGTGGCCTCCGATGAACTTTCTATTCAGGCCGGTTGGCATCCGGTGATCGCCAAACAAATGGGGCGGGACCGTTTTATTCCGAATGATTTGGATTTGAAATCCAATGAAAACCGCATCAGCATTATCACCGGTCCCAACATGGCAGGCAAATCCACTTTTTTACGACAAAATGCGCTCATTGTAATTTTGGCGCAAATGGGTTCGTTTGTTCCCGCCGAGAGCGCGACCATTGGTTTGGTCGACAAAATTTTTACCCGTATTGGCGCGTCGGACCGATTGGCGCAAGGGCAGTCCACGTTTATGGTGGAAATGCAAGAGGTGGCCACGCTGATCCAAAATTGCTCCCAACAGAGTTTGCTGATATTGGATGAGGTGGGGCGTGGAACCTCCACTTACGATGGAGTATCGATCGCATGGGCTGTCATCGAACATTTGTCGAAGTTGGGGCCCCGGACCTTGTTCGCTACCCACTATTTCGAATTGACCCAGTTGGAGGGCCGCCTCCCTGGTGTGTTTAATGCGCATGCCACCGCCAAGGAATGGACGGGGTCGGATGGGCGGAAGCAAGTGGTGTTCCTTTATCAAATTCTACCGGGACCCGCGGACCGTTCTTATGGAATTCATGTGGCCGAGATGGCAGGTGTGCCTCAGGTCTGCATTGAAAAGGCGAGAGAAATTTTGAGACACCTGGAATCGGGGGATCATCGGCTTTCGCTGGAAAAAGGAAGTCGGGCGGGGACCCAACAATTGGAGCTTTTTGCTGACCACCCCGTGCTTGCTGAGTTGCGGTCTCTTCAGGTAGAAACCTTGACGCCGCTTGAAGCACTAAACCACTTGGCCCGTTTAAAAGGAGCGCTTTGA
- the ccsA_1 gene encoding Cytochrome c biogenesis protein CcsA, protein MTDKNKEKKWKWVPAVILLTFMGLCLSSLRFESSSSQFNTSDFARLPVLHGGRLKPLDSVARTSLMILSGKQTLRHEGRRLPATLWLMEMLFRPAVADGMAVFQINDPDVLGLMKIEQTKNRFYSFQVLLPHLESIEAQAAQAEELKPEVRSRYQRAVVNLNNQMTLYQRIQNSLQVSGEDHLLESLQHFETVLIPMIEAHLKQPKMNPEEMRVLAEHLRRYQFVDRVANFYPIPSRIEQRGTDGWVSMGRGVMDRRLMATFHPAVLSYSAMADAARAQEAGVFNRSLARYQDWLEKSAPELRSKMNHELLFNNSQPFYLCLLMYATVFLLTFLSWLLWPQTLNRAAFWLLLFSLGVHTVGLVSRMMLQGRPPVTNLYSSAVFVGWMAVLLGAGLEWYFRKGIGSAVSSVIGFVTLIIAHHLAAQGDTLEMMRAVLDSNFWLATHVVAITVGYSSTFLSGALAILYILRERFDPRWNQSAALTLEKMVYGVVCFNVFFSFVGTVLGGIWADQSWGRFWGWDPKENGALMIVLWNAAILHARWGGFAKQRGIMALAILGNVVTALSWFGVNMLGIGLHSYGFMEKAFWWILVFSLSQFALVALAYWPKQGIVRKTKM, encoded by the coding sequence ATGACAGATAAAAACAAAGAAAAAAAATGGAAGTGGGTTCCGGCGGTCATTCTGTTGACGTTCATGGGCCTATGCCTCTCGTCGCTCCGTTTTGAATCCTCATCTTCTCAGTTCAATACATCGGATTTCGCGCGATTGCCGGTGTTGCACGGAGGGAGACTCAAACCGCTTGACTCGGTGGCTCGAACCTCTTTGATGATCCTTTCAGGAAAACAAACGCTTCGTCATGAAGGGCGTCGTTTGCCTGCCACTCTCTGGCTTATGGAGATGTTGTTTCGGCCTGCGGTGGCCGATGGCATGGCGGTTTTCCAAATCAATGACCCCGATGTGTTGGGTCTCATGAAAATCGAGCAAACAAAAAATCGTTTCTATTCCTTTCAAGTCTTGTTGCCTCATCTGGAATCGATTGAGGCTCAGGCCGCTCAAGCGGAGGAACTTAAACCCGAGGTTCGGTCGCGTTATCAGCGCGCGGTTGTGAATTTAAACAATCAAATGACGCTCTATCAGCGGATTCAAAATTCACTTCAAGTCAGTGGAGAAGATCATTTGTTGGAAAGTTTGCAGCATTTTGAAACCGTGCTCATTCCTATGATTGAGGCCCATCTTAAACAACCCAAGATGAATCCTGAAGAGATGAGAGTCCTAGCAGAACACTTAAGGCGCTATCAATTTGTGGACCGAGTCGCGAATTTTTATCCGATTCCCAGCCGAATCGAACAAAGGGGGACCGATGGTTGGGTGAGCATGGGGCGGGGGGTCATGGACCGGCGTCTGATGGCCACGTTTCATCCGGCGGTCCTGTCATATTCCGCCATGGCAGACGCTGCGCGGGCCCAAGAGGCGGGGGTGTTTAACCGCTCGCTGGCGCGGTATCAAGATTGGCTTGAGAAATCAGCTCCGGAACTAAGGTCCAAAATGAACCATGAACTTCTTTTTAACAATTCACAGCCTTTCTATTTGTGTTTGCTCATGTACGCGACGGTTTTTTTGTTGACCTTTCTTTCTTGGCTGCTCTGGCCTCAAACCTTAAACCGGGCGGCCTTTTGGCTTTTGTTGTTTTCGTTGGGAGTTCATACGGTGGGTTTGGTGTCGCGCATGATGCTTCAGGGGCGGCCCCCGGTCACGAACCTATATTCTTCCGCGGTGTTTGTGGGATGGATGGCGGTTCTGTTGGGCGCGGGATTGGAATGGTATTTCCGCAAAGGCATTGGAAGCGCGGTTTCTTCGGTTATTGGTTTTGTCACGTTGATTATCGCGCACCACTTGGCGGCTCAAGGCGATACGTTGGAGATGATGCGCGCGGTCTTAGACTCCAACTTTTGGTTGGCGACTCATGTGGTGGCGATCACGGTGGGTTACAGTTCCACGTTTTTGTCCGGAGCCTTGGCCATTCTTTATATTTTGCGGGAGCGGTTTGATCCAAGGTGGAATCAATCGGCGGCGTTGACCCTTGAAAAAATGGTCTATGGCGTGGTTTGTTTTAATGTGTTTTTTAGTTTTGTGGGAACGGTTCTGGGCGGCATTTGGGCTGATCAATCTTGGGGGCGGTTCTGGGGGTGGGACCCCAAAGAAAACGGGGCGCTCATGATTGTGCTTTGGAACGCCGCTATTCTCCACGCCCGGTGGGGCGGTTTTGCCAAACAGCGCGGTATTATGGCTTTGGCGATTTTGGGAAATGTGGTGACCGCCTTGTCTTGGTTCGGCGTCAACATGTTGGGCATTGGCCTCCACTCGTATGGGTTTATGGAGAAAGCTTTCTGGTGGATTTTGGTCTTTTCACTGAGCCAATTTGCTTTGGTGGCGCTGGCCTATTGGCCAAAACAAGGAATCGTTAGAAAAACAAAGATGTAA
- a CDS encoding hypothetical protein (UPF0276 protein CCNA_03000) — translation MLGVGLGLRAVHYPHILERRPKVPWFEVISENYMGTSAGSGGRGIKILEDLRRDYPLVMHGVSLSIGSKDPIDKSYLKKLKNLASRIDPLWISDHLCWTGVENHNLHDLLPLPYTQETIHHLVERIQQVQDFLGRKILLENVSSYVTYAHSEMTEWECLTEVSTRADCLILLDVNNIHVSAVNHNFKGEDFINGVPKNRVAQFHLAGYSDQGTHLIDTHDHPVSNPVWRLYEKAVARFGGVPTLIEWDDNIPPFERLWKEAKHAEKIQRKILTDARHQPSALV, via the coding sequence ATGCTGGGTGTGGGACTGGGCCTTCGGGCCGTTCATTACCCCCACATTTTGGAGCGCCGGCCGAAGGTGCCCTGGTTCGAGGTCATATCTGAGAACTATATGGGCACCTCGGCGGGTTCCGGAGGTCGGGGGATAAAAATCCTCGAAGACCTTCGCCGGGATTACCCGCTCGTCATGCACGGCGTGTCGCTTTCCATTGGATCAAAAGATCCGATTGATAAATCCTATTTGAAAAAATTAAAAAACCTGGCCAGCCGCATTGACCCCCTGTGGATATCCGATCATCTCTGCTGGACAGGTGTTGAAAACCATAACCTCCACGACTTGTTGCCTCTTCCTTACACACAAGAAACCATCCATCACTTGGTCGAGCGAATCCAACAAGTTCAAGATTTTTTGGGTCGGAAAATTCTTTTGGAAAATGTGTCCAGCTATGTGACCTACGCCCATTCTGAAATGACGGAATGGGAATGTCTGACAGAAGTCTCCACGCGCGCGGACTGCTTGATCTTGTTGGACGTGAACAACATTCATGTCAGCGCCGTGAACCACAATTTTAAAGGCGAAGACTTCATTAATGGCGTGCCAAAAAACCGCGTGGCCCAATTCCACCTGGCCGGTTATTCAGACCAAGGAACGCACTTGATCGACACGCATGACCATCCCGTGTCAAATCCCGTATGGAGGCTTTATGAGAAAGCGGTGGCCCGTTTTGGGGGCGTTCCGACGCTCATTGAATGGGATGACAATATTCCTCCCTTCGAACGCCTCTGGAAAGAAGCCAAACACGCCGAAAAAATTCAAAGAAAGATTCTCACCGATGCCCGCCACCAGCCATCCGCCCTTGTCTGA
- the ccs1 gene encoding Cytochrome c biogenesis protein Ccs1 yields the protein MNKSFRFFKWLGSLQLMLVSLSLMMILVVFGTLAQVRIGTFAAQKEYFSSFFVFSDPFGFRMPVLPGGFLVGGLWLINLVAAFLFQFRFVQKKMGLIVIHAGLILLLLGQFLTQILSVESQMAIDVGHSKNYSEIPREMELVFIMTSDPGFDEVTAIPESRLRDGYSFSVPSLPFEVQIKKVFKNARLMMAQGNFEPLATEGVGKQVVAESIPPVSTDDEANNLTVVLEATHQNKTLGTWLVSAGLGAPQELKVQGQSFSMAVRPRRIYYPFTLHLKEFRHDVYPGTTIPKNFSSLVHLTHHETREDRDVLIYMNNPLRFEGNTFYQASFGKNDTLSIFQVVQNPVWLTPYVACILITLGLAIQFMMHLISFVRKRRL from the coding sequence ATGAATAAATCTTTTCGCTTCTTCAAATGGTTGGGTTCACTCCAACTCATGTTGGTGTCGCTCAGCCTCATGATGATCTTGGTGGTGTTTGGCACACTGGCTCAAGTGCGAATCGGAACCTTCGCGGCGCAAAAAGAATACTTCAGTAGTTTTTTTGTTTTTTCAGACCCCTTTGGTTTTCGGATGCCTGTTCTCCCCGGAGGTTTTTTGGTCGGAGGACTTTGGCTGATTAATTTGGTGGCGGCTTTTTTATTCCAATTTCGTTTCGTTCAAAAAAAGATGGGGTTGATTGTGATCCATGCGGGTTTGATTTTGCTTCTCTTGGGCCAGTTTCTCACGCAGATTCTTTCTGTCGAAAGCCAAATGGCGATTGATGTGGGGCATTCGAAAAATTATTCGGAAATTCCGCGGGAGATGGAATTGGTTTTTATTATGACCTCAGACCCAGGATTCGACGAGGTAACGGCCATACCGGAGTCCCGCCTGAGAGACGGATATTCATTTTCTGTTCCTTCGCTGCCTTTCGAGGTTCAAATTAAAAAGGTTTTTAAAAACGCGCGCCTTATGATGGCTCAGGGAAATTTTGAGCCCTTGGCCACGGAAGGCGTTGGAAAGCAAGTGGTGGCGGAATCCATCCCACCTGTCTCAACCGACGATGAAGCCAACAATCTCACCGTTGTGCTTGAGGCCACACATCAAAATAAAACTTTGGGCACATGGCTTGTTTCAGCGGGGTTGGGGGCCCCTCAGGAGTTGAAGGTTCAAGGGCAGAGTTTTTCCATGGCGGTTCGACCGCGTCGAATTTATTATCCGTTTACGCTTCATCTCAAAGAATTTCGTCATGATGTCTACCCGGGAACCACGATTCCGAAAAATTTTTCGAGCCTTGTGCATTTGACGCATCATGAAACCCGCGAGGACCGTGATGTTCTCATCTATATGAACAATCCGCTCCGGTTTGAAGGAAATACGTTTTATCAAGCCAGTTTTGGAAAAAATGACACGCTTTCAATTTTTCAAGTGGTCCAAAACCCGGTATGGTTAACGCCCTATGTGGCCTGCATTCTCATCACATTGGGCTTGGCCATCCAATTTATGATGCATCTGATTTCATTTGTTCGAAAGAGACGTTTATAA
- a CDS encoding putative quercetin 2,3-dioxygenase produces the protein MIEIKKSSDRFETKIAWLDSYHSFSFGGHFDPQNTHHGLLLVSNDDIIRPGTGFMTHPHRDMEIVTWVLSGELEHKDSVGNKGIIYPGLAQRMSAGRGIWHSEMNPSQKQEVRLVQMWVWPDKESIDPSYEQMDINRELDKGGLVPIASGRGHHAAISIRQKGAVLWGGRLKPAEMVKIPDAPFVHLYVAKGAVTLEGAGDLLEGEAARLVSARSPQLTSDPITGAELLIWEMAGQLKKFD, from the coding sequence ATGATTGAAATTAAAAAGTCGTCGGACCGTTTCGAAACCAAAATTGCCTGGCTGGATTCCTACCATAGTTTTAGTTTTGGCGGGCATTTCGATCCCCAAAATACCCACCATGGGCTTCTTTTGGTGAGCAATGACGATATTATTCGTCCCGGCACGGGGTTTATGACCCATCCCCACCGTGATATGGAAATTGTCACCTGGGTTCTCTCTGGAGAGTTGGAGCACAAAGATTCAGTGGGGAACAAGGGGATCATTTATCCCGGCCTCGCTCAGCGGATGAGCGCGGGACGCGGCATTTGGCATTCCGAGATGAATCCAAGCCAAAAACAAGAAGTTCGCTTGGTTCAAATGTGGGTGTGGCCCGACAAAGAATCCATTGATCCCAGTTATGAACAAATGGACATCAACAGAGAACTCGACAAGGGGGGCCTTGTGCCCATCGCGTCAGGCCGTGGTCATCACGCGGCCATTTCGATTCGTCAAAAAGGGGCGGTTCTTTGGGGCGGGCGGCTCAAACCCGCAGAAATGGTAAAAATCCCTGACGCTCCCTTCGTGCATCTCTATGTGGCGAAAGGAGCGGTGACTTTGGAAGGGGCCGGCGATCTATTGGAGGGAGAAGCCGCGCGCCTCGTTTCCGCCAGGTCTCCTCAATTGACGTCAGACCCCATCACCGGCGCTGAGCTGCTGATCTGGGAAATGGCGGGTCAACTGAAGAAATTTGATTAA
- the lplT gene encoding Lysophospholipid transporter LplT, whose amino-acid sequence MSDSTHIPNHVSFPLRTDKRSFWALMLTQFCGAFNDNLVKIVVALLLVRWMSAEDAKTWVAVSGAVFAIPFLLFSLASGRIADRWSKARVMLLAKLFDLPIVLIVIAGVYLEQVGVLMTGLFLLASQSAFFSPAKYGLLPELCSEKELASSNALLNASTFVAILSGSVVGAWVSGDYHRFAFLSGSIALASFVGACLVKNGPAMNPQQLLRWNPLPDFLANWKLIQPHPALRKSILAVSFFWFAGGVTHLNLFLYVDQVLRLPEKMAGFLLSAVVIGIATGSLLAGRLSKEKIQTKWVPLGSCGMGLFLLDLYFSNDSLIRSLADCFLMGAFAGLYVIPFNTLIQLRSPERERGRILSTVGLLSFVAILGASAFLWAMGGMAGAAPDHIFLALGVLCFVMGGVILQFLPSLK is encoded by the coding sequence ATGAGTGATTCGACTCACATCCCCAATCATGTTTCTTTTCCCCTAAGAACCGATAAGCGTTCGTTTTGGGCCCTCATGCTGACCCAGTTTTGTGGGGCGTTTAACGATAACCTTGTGAAAATTGTGGTGGCTCTGTTGTTGGTGAGGTGGATGTCGGCAGAGGACGCCAAAACATGGGTGGCCGTTTCAGGGGCTGTTTTCGCGATCCCATTTTTGTTGTTTTCTCTGGCCTCAGGCCGAATCGCCGATCGCTGGAGCAAAGCTCGCGTGATGCTTTTGGCTAAGCTATTTGATTTACCGATTGTCTTGATCGTGATTGCGGGTGTTTATCTGGAACAGGTGGGGGTGCTGATGACGGGTTTGTTCCTTTTGGCCAGTCAAAGCGCCTTTTTTAGCCCGGCCAAATATGGCCTCTTGCCTGAATTGTGTTCCGAGAAAGAATTGGCCTCGTCCAATGCCCTCTTAAATGCGTCAACCTTTGTGGCCATATTGTCCGGGAGCGTGGTTGGGGCTTGGGTCAGTGGCGATTATCATCGTTTCGCCTTTCTATCAGGTTCCATCGCGCTGGCGAGTTTTGTGGGCGCATGTTTGGTAAAAAATGGGCCCGCCATGAATCCCCAGCAATTGTTGCGCTGGAATCCTCTCCCGGATTTCTTAGCCAATTGGAAACTAATTCAACCGCATCCCGCGCTTCGCAAAAGCATATTGGCTGTTTCATTTTTTTGGTTTGCGGGCGGAGTGACTCACCTGAACCTTTTCCTGTATGTGGATCAGGTTCTGCGTTTGCCAGAAAAAATGGCTGGTTTCCTGTTGTCCGCGGTCGTGATCGGAATCGCCACCGGTAGTCTTTTGGCGGGACGATTATCGAAAGAAAAAATTCAAACCAAATGGGTTCCGCTCGGAAGTTGCGGTATGGGCCTGTTTTTATTGGACCTCTATTTTTCAAACGACTCATTGATTCGATCTCTCGCGGATTGTTTTCTCATGGGGGCCTTCGCGGGTCTTTATGTTATTCCGTTCAACACCTTGATCCAACTGAGAAGCCCTGAACGGGAACGGGGACGAATTCTCTCAACAGTTGGCCTTCTTTCCTTTGTGGCCATCTTAGGCGCCAGCGCGTTCCTGTGGGCGATGGGGGGAATGGCGGGAGCGGCGCCGGACCATATTTTCTTGGCGTTGGGGGTCCTTTGTTTCGTTATGGGAGGCGTCATTTTGCAGTTTCTTCCGTCGTTAAAATGA